The window gaaTGTGCTGGGTCATGTAAGTCCTTCTTATAACGTGTGCTTTCAGCAGGCTTGGGGAGTACAGTTCCTACAGCTCCTCCTACAGCTACAGAGAGTCCCAGTCGCACCCCGGCCTGTGCGGCCTCAGCAATTTGGGCAACACGTGCTTCATGAATTCTGCCCTCCAGGTACAACTTAGTGGTTGCAGCCATCAGCTGTGatgattttcatttattttaccagAAGCCGCTTTTTGTTCCCTCGATTTCAGTGCCTGAGCAACGCCTCGCCGCTCACCGAGTACTTCCTCAACGACCAGTACGAGGCGGAGATCAACAGAGAGAATCCCCTGGGAATGAGGGGCGAGATCGCCGAGGCCTACGCAGACCTGGTGAAGCAGATGTGGCTCAGCCGCAGCAGCTACGTGGCCCCGCGCTCCTTCAAAGTGAGTCGTCCCAAGTGGTTCTGAGGTTGAGGGACGACAAAATTCAAAGCGTCGCAAACAAACACGCATCGGCATTCGTCAAGCGATGACTTAAAAACATGTCGTGAAATCTGTTTTGGGAAAACGCACTGGGGGAAAAGTCCTGGACTTGCTGCACCTGTAGCGCCTCCTCGGAGATGAAGGAAACTGAAACCCTCGGTTTTGTTTTCAGACACAAGTTGGGCGTTTCGCTCCGCAGTTCTCGGGCTACCAGCAGCAGGACTCCCAGGAGCTGTTGGCCTTCCTGCTGGATGGGCTCCACGAAGATCTGAACCGCGTGAAAAAGAAGCCTTATCTTGCCCTGAGAGACGCGGAGGGACGTCCCGATGAGGTACGACCTGCTCACAGACAGGCAAAACTTAACAGCTCAGTTACTTCATGCTATTAAAGTGCacttctgttttgtctttctttccccTCCAATCAGATTGTTGCTAAGGAGGCCTGGACAAACCATCGCTTGCGTAACGACTCCATAATAGTTGATATTTTCCATGGTCTTTTCAAGTCCACCTTGGTGTGTCCAGAGTGCTCCAAGGTGTCGGTAACCTTTGATCCGTTCTGCTACCTCACGCTGCCTCTCCCGATGAAAAAGGATCGAACGTTGGAGGTTTTCCTGGTACGCTCAGACCCTCAGTCCAGACCCACACAGGTGAGCTTTCACTAAACGGGGAACGGGTGTAGATTTTGTATTACTCTTTGATTTGACAGAGTTCCCCTTTGATCTCACAGTACCGAGTGGTGGTCCCTAAACTGGGTACTGTCACAGATCTGTGCTGCGCCTTGACCAAACTCTGCGGTGTCGCTCCAGAAAATGTGAGGATTTCCTACTTTAAGAGCACCAGAACGGCCTTCCAACCCGATCTTTGACTGATATAATCTGCTATCTTCTCCCTTCTAGATGATGGTGGCGGATGTTTATAATCACAGGTTCCATAAAATCTACAGACGAGATGACGGCCTCAACCAAATAATGGAAAAAGACGACATCTTTGTGTAGGTTTTCACACTAAGCTTTGGCCGCACGTGCGCTTCCGTTGCCGTCCGGTCAGAATATAAGTGGATAACTGCTTTGTTTGCTCGTGCCTGCAGGTacgaggtgcaggaggaggacggcgagAGGATGAACCTGCCCGTGTATTTCAGGGAGCGTCACTCCAAACACATCGGGAGCTCCACGAGCACCGTGCTGTTTGGCCAGCCTTTACTGATCACGGTGCCCAAACACAACCTCATCGCAGACGTCCTCTATGACAAGATCTTGGAGAGGATAGGGTGAGATGTTTCATGTGATCAGAGGTTGCACACAAGCTGTTCGGGTCCTGGATTCGCCGGTGTGTAATTCTGTTCCTCGTCCCCCTCCGCTGCAGGCGTTATGTGAAACACACTCAGAGCCCCAACAGCGACAGCAGGGCGTCGGCCTCGGCGAGCTtcgccagcagcagccaggccGCCGAATGTTCCACGTCATTGGGCGCCAGCGGCAGCTCCCTCTCGGACGGGGCGTCCTGCTGCGCCGGCTCCAGCAACGGCAGCAACCACACGGGGGCCTGCAGCGAGACCAACGGCCTGTACGACGGTGAGCGCAGGTCGCCGTCTCTCAGCAGATGTGCGCCAGAGGAAACGCAGACAGATGCTATCTTGTCTGTTCAGGTGAAGAGGAGGCGATGGATCACCAGGTGAGTCCGGAGCCAGAGAACGGCCACTccgaagaggaggaggcctcTGAATTGGAGAATGGATCGAAAGCAGACGCCATCAAGCCGTGTTCGCCTCCAGCCAAACTGTTCACGTTCAGCGTCGTCAACTCTTACGGGACGGCTAACATCAGCTCGCTGCCCTGTGATGGAAACGTCCTCCAGCTTAACCGTGAGAACTCGCCGTGCAAATCTTTTACATCTGCTTTTGCCCTTTGATTGACACGAACCCCCGGGTGCTGTCCCTCCGCAGCCCACTCTACCGTGGCCATCGACTGGGACACGGAGTCAAAGAAGCTGCATTACGACGAGCAGGAAGCTGAGGTCAGTGAGGTCATCGACAGTCGCCAAGCAGTGGAGTGACTCTCAGGTCTGCTAATATTTGCGCTAACGTGTCGTCCAGGCCTACGAGAAACATGAGAGCATGCTGCAGCCGCAGAAGAAGAAAGCCACAGTGGCCCTGAAGGAGTGCATCGAGCTCTTTACGACCATGGAGACACTCGGAGAACACGACCCCTGGTGAGCTTCTCTCCGTTTCAGCATCAATCAGCGTCACGCTCCTTCAATTTCAGGATTAAAACCCTTTGGTTGTTTTCCTCCAGGTACTGTCCAACATGTAAGAAACACCAACAAGCCACCAAAAAGTTTGATCTGTGGTCGCTGCCACGCATTCTGGTGGTTCACCTGAAGAGATTCTCCTACAATCGGTGTTGGAGGGACAAactggacacagtggtggaCTTTCCCATCAGGtatgactgacagacagacagacacacctGAGCAGGGATGCATTTTAACAGAACACCACTATCGCCTGGGCAGCCTGCAACCACTCAGAAGAAATTCTCAAGCAGGAAGTAACTACAACTGGAAAtgctgtgttttattcttttgttgCGTAACTGGCAGATTTCAAAAGCAGCCTTTTAACAGTCGACCCTTTCACGTTTCCTCTCtgattttaaaaaggagaagtagcttctttttctttaaacccGCGTGACATTTTGTCAGGAAACCAACAGTGTTATCTGGCTTTTTTTTATCCTCCAGATACCAGGAGTCGTGTTTATTCAGACTGAGTTAGGTTGTTTtaaggttttattttgtttgtttttcttaaaagCCGTTTTCCTTTTCAGGGATTTGAACATGTCTGAGTTTGTGTGCGACCCCAAGGCCAGCCCCTACATATACGACCTCATTGCTGTCTCAAACCACTACGGAGGAATGGGAGGGGGTCACTGTAAGTTATCACTGTGATTTCCCTGATTTTAAACCCCTTATCTCGGTTTAATCTCTACATATTAGCAAACGCCACAGACACGTCTGCTGTGACTGTTAAATCTGTTGAaataccctttttttttttttgtccagtcTACTTTTAATCTGTTCTTGGATTATGAAGCAGCCCTGTCTTaattctgctcctcctccatctgaaCAGACACAGCTTACGGCAAGAACAAAGCTGATGGAAAGTGGTATTACTTTGACGACAGCAGCGTGTCCTCTGCCTCCGAGGATCAGATTGTGGTGAGGAGTCTTCGCTCTCTGAGCCGTTCCAGCGTGCAGATGCATTAACCCTCACGCCTCGGCCTTCTTTGCTCTTGGTGTCGGGTGTCTGCATCGGGTTTCTGTCGTGTAACTGtatcctcttctcctctggcaGACTAAAGCGGCCTACGTGCTGTTCTACCAGCGCAGAGACGAGGAATCGCCTTCCAAACCTCAGCCGTCAGCCTCCCTCGGTGGAGCCCCGGATGCGGCCGATGACCACATGGACACAAACTGATAAGCCCCTCACGCGCAGGAGGACACGCACTGATACACCCGACAGCCACACACACGAAGCTGAGGGACTGTACTGACATTGTTAAGTCCACGTTGCCGCCAGACTCTCTGATTTCAGATTCGTAGGTTGACATGTAGAGCAGCCGCCTTGAAGAATGAGCCGACAGACTTTTTCCCGCAGCGGCTTCCTTCCCGTTTCCCCTTTTACTCAcatcattaaacattaaacagaCGTCTCTGTTGTCCTTAGCAACAGtcagtaatttaaaaaaaaaaaaagccaaatgttTCAACCAAAGTGTTTCATTTAGGATCAAATGTACCAACTGTTGAGCAGATTTTAGGTCTGGGTTTGATCTCTTATCTCCATAAATGAATGCCGTGACGTAGATTCTACCTGTTTTagaccagtgggggggggggcaggctgcTGCGCTCCACCTGTGACAGTGGTGCCCCGGTCTCACCCCTGTGTCACAACCATCAACACAGTGGGACATATTTTGGCTGTGAATTTGCCTCCTAGTACAAGTTATGGCAGAACcagttttctttgtttgttttcattgctCTTGTCAGTCAACATGGTTTTGAATTCTGTCACATCGCATGGCTCGTGCTGATTCTCCAGCCCATAGACGGATGAGGAGACGCTGCAaaccagttttttttcctcctctgtttcaGTGAGGACTCTGCAAAAGCTGCCTTTTGATCCCTGCAACCTGACTAGAAAGGAGGCACTTTGAATTTTCGCTCCTACACCACCTGCTTCTATTTAAAAGGGGACAGCGTATTTGGCCTTAACGTCAAGAGTTACTGTCCGTCATAACCTTCCAGATCATTTTAACgtgtctttaaaaaagaaaaggaagcataTTTTAGAACCCCCGAGCTTTCCTGCTCCAGCTTGTCATTAACATTAGTCTTGTACATTCATGCAGCTCTGTAATGGAAATGGTGGATATTTTTAAAGCACACTGAGTAAACAAAATAAACTAGTATAAAAGTGGTGCTCTATTCCTCACATCCGAACAGGCTTCTTGAAACAACGAACAGCTACATATTAATGAGAGCCTTCTTCCTGAAGAGAGACATTTGGATGCAGCACGATTGCGAGTTAAACACTTTAACGGTGAGGAAAACGACAGATTTTAACTGATGCAGATGTCAGGGAAAGCTGTTAGAACAGGTGTCCAGAAGTGACCGAGTGACTATAAAGTGTACTTCAGCTCAGTCTCGCGGTCAGCGAGGACCCCCTTCGCCCGTTTTGTGGCTTAGAACGCAGGCATTAATGTACGTCTCCAAACTGCCAAAAGCAAACCCCGTTTCCTTCCCCTTTACCAAGTCAGCAGTTCGGACTCGGTATCCGGAAAGATGTAAATACTCCACAGGTGAAAATAGGTGTAAAATTCTTGTGCTGGTATTTATCTTATTGCTGATATCTGCagtatttgtttttaactgaaCTACTTTGAAAGTACAATAAAAAGTGGACGCCTCAACAGGGTGGTTTGTTTGGAGTGTTTCCACACAACAGAGACGAGTGGCTGTTAAACCGACCCCCAACTGTAGTGACGCAATCGCTCCAGCGTGGCGTTGAGCTATGATGAGTAGGTGTGCGTGGCGGTAATTACACCTGCCAGCAAAAACCAGTCCAACAGCACCTTCACTTTCATGGAAATGTTTTGTGTGAGGAATGCCAACAGTCAGTTTGGATTTGAAAAGGAACTGCAAgacaaagttttattttattttttttttacagttaacCACAACTGTGCTTGACATGCAAACGATGCCGCTGGTGTTGTTCCGTCTTTTACATTACATCAAAAACCCCCCTCACGTTTCCATGGTTTCAGAGGATCTCTTCACACTGTAAAAGATTGAACGCAGCCCATCGTGAACTAGTGAGCACAGGTTTGGAAACGGGAATGCTGCAAAGCAAGTGCACCAAGGGGGAAACATGGATGGAATGGCTGGGGTGAAAGGGCTCAGTGGGCCTGGCTGAGGAGCTTCTTTATGTCGCCCTCGATGCTGCTGGTGAGGAACTTCCTGCTGTAGCGCTTGAAGGGGACGCCGTCGGGCCCGATGAGGAACTTCTCGAAGTTCCAGGCCACATCGTTCCTGCAGACCGGACTCCAGTTGATGAGCTTGGGGTCAGACATCAAAGCAGTTGGGTCGTCGCTGGGGAAAGGGAGCTTTTCCCTGAGGAACTGGAAGAGGGGGTGGGCATCCTTCCCGTTCACGTCCACCTTCTCAAAGAGCTGGAACTTGGGCTCGAATCCGTTTCCAGGGCGGACATATTTCAGAGACGAGAGGATTTCCTCATTCTTACAGTTCTCCTGCAAAGGttcacattaaaacacaactCTTATTCCTGGGCAACACGTGTTGCTGAACTAGAATGGTACATTAAAGAGGAGGCATAAAAGCACTAACAACTGTGCTTGACAACTAGCGCTTGACAACTGTGGTGACATTTAATAGACAGATCGACATGTTTACACTGGTATCACTTCCGTGTAGACACCATTATGCTTGAATCAATAAATAACTAGTGAAGGTATGCAACTTAAACTGTGCATTGTATGTTCACAGACatatttaagaaaaagaaaaaatctgccATACCTTAAAGCGAAACATTGCTTAACTTTAAATTACAATATGGGAAATTCTACTGGCAGACCAGAAAAAACGGCTTCAAACCTAAAGTTCATGGTAAAAGTTTGAAAAGGATTGGCTAAGTTTCCAAGTGCAGATATCTATCATATCTAGCGGTGATCCTCACCTGATGTCCGAACTGGTTGCAGGGAACTCCCAGGATAACGAGACCCTGCCCGGCGTACCGTTCGTGGAGCTCGTTCATCTGGGTGTAATCCCTGGAGGTCGTACCTCAGAGAGACGCGACATTCTCAATGAGGACCACCTTTccctggagggaggagaaattAAAGGCTTCTCCCGTTAACAATTTGGCTGTGAGGTCGTAAAATTGAGTTTCCATTCTTGTGCTTCTTTAAAATCACCAGGTGAATTTGCGcacctccttctgtccttctgCAGGCGACCCCTGCGTTCTTATATAGGGACCTCAAAGATCGATGCCACTTATCAGGCAAGATAGTTCCCTCCCCGCAGCTTGTGCGTCGCCTTGTTAACGGGCTGACAGAGACATGGCGGGTCAAACGGCTAAAATCAACACTTTGACAGTTTCCAATTTATAAATTTCAATTTAGATGTGTTACTATTCTCGTAGAATTCGTGTTCTACACAGCATGTACGGACTCAAGAAGCGCAAGGTAGATAAAGATTTTATCAATTCGCTGTTGTTGCGCAGTTGCTTAGTGGCCCGTGAGCCGCGCAGGTGCGGAGCCCTGAGGTTACGCGTGTTTTTGTGTACGGCGTATCCCGTTCATAAGTCATCCTAAGTATCTTCATCCAGGACAGTTTTAACTCCACCCAACGATCGCTAACGgtttgtaaaaacacacatgtccAACGCTAGTAAATTAGAGAGCGTCTCTTACTTGTTGTACCCACTGTCAATGTTCAACGACGACACACTTAATAGAGAAAAATAGAGATCTAATTCCTAAAATAGCTTTTAAACTACTCTTTTCTACATTCCGGTGTATCTTTGTTGAATTGTTCCGATATGCTTGGGCTTTTATTTATCACTTTCGCTCCTTGTTCGCTAAACTTTGTGATGAGGATCCCTAACTGTGGCTGATGACGCGTTAAGGCGCTTGGCGCGGAGAATGGTTTCGTTCGAAGTTTATTTTTTACACCTGGATATGAAACCGACGTGTTGAGGTATAACCGATACAACAAAGTCCCATAAATGTATGAGAGCTTAAAACGTCAGTTTGTGTCTTCTGTGTATGGTTAAAGCGTTGCTTGCTCATGCTTCGGTTTTGCGAATAACTTATTGAGCTTGCCGGTTGAGATAAACACCATTTTAATGTTCTTTATCAGATGATGCGGAAAAAACGACAGTCAGCTGTGGATAAAGAAGCTCCTGCGACCAGTGAGTGGTGTTACGTGTGTGCTAATATGTGATTTAACTCCAAATGTTACATCAACTGTTCCCGAAAGAGCTTAGTTCGATTTAGGTCACCCATaactattctattctattctataacAGATTAGCGATAGAATCACTACACTTCATGTCtcagttttaaaagaaaggTTATATTGGGATGCCAGTTTCCTCCACCATAtatcttttctccttttatcCACTATAGCGGCAAAGAAAAAACGCAGTGCTGGTCGCCAAGCGAAGGACACGGTTCCagaaagcacaaataaaagtgtgtttgtcaCTTTTCTCAGAGAAGCAGGCGTCACATTGAGACAAGGTGGCACCTCCAATGAGATCGGTAAACCCTTGGCGTTATGACTCGACACACTAGTGGATGAAATcctgatgatgctgcagaaaTTTAGCATCTTttcttatatattttttttctctcttaagCTGTTGATCAAGTTGTTTTTCAAAAAAGGCTACAACAGAAATTACTAAAGAGTCCCAGGTACCCTGAGGTGAGTGTACACTTGCAGGTGACCTGTAAAATCCAGATGTTCCTTGTGAACAAAACAACATAACatcatcttatttatttagattGTACAGGAATTCACAACTGCATTGGAGTCTCATATTGAGGATCTTGAACAGTTTAGAAACTGCCTCCTTCCGTGTGTCCCACCGTCATCTGATGCATCAACGGGGTAACTAGCTAAATCACCCTGAGCCAGAACAGGGAAAAGTTCTGAGAATGTGCTTATGGTGTTACTGTTTTCTTCAGGAGCGTCAGCTCTTTCCATGAAAGTGTGTTACGCATGCTTTTAGGGATTGagatgctgcaggtgagtgtgtttCACATATGCAAAAAGAATCCGTGGTGATGTCTTACATGCTGTTGCGAGCACATTCAGCGTGTCTTTTGTCATCCTCTCAGACTTCCATCATCAGCACGTTGCTCGAAAAAGTCCCCGAGTTTATGTTGGACAGGTTTGTTGTTTCGGGAGTTGACTGATCCACATTTTTCTTCCAACAATGCTGCGTCATCATCGTTTACTCTTCTGCGCAGCAATGTAGACGGGGGGCTCAGTGTTCCGCGCATCATCATCAACCACCTCAAATGGCTTGACCGAATCGTGGACAGCAAGGTAGTAATCTCCGCAAGGACGGTTGGCCGGCCTCTCCGCAGTAATGACAGAAGAGGTCTTATTTTTAACTTTGTGTACTGCAACCACCTTGAATCATGAACCTCTCCATTTTGCCATGGCCTGTAATTTGCAGGAACTGGCCACAAAGCTTATGGAGCTGGTGTCGGTAGCCCCTGTGGAGGTCCaacgtgacatcatcaccagtCTTCCAGAGATTCTGGAGGATTCCCAGCACAATGACATAGCCAGAGAGCTCAAGTGTGTATGCTGGAGTTGTATTTGCACTGGGTCGGTGTGGTGAAAGTTGTGTAATTCTGTTTATCTCTGCAGCACTTTACTCCAAGAGAACACTCAACTGACTGTTCCCATCCTGGATGCCCTCTCTAGTCTGAATCTTAGTGCCTCTCTATTGAAAGAGGTAGTGCTCAGCCACACACGCTGCCATCATCATTAGTGAAATTTAAAGTGCCAAATGACTGTCTTCTGTATTAGGTTCGTGAGGGGGTTTTGGTCACTTTGGCTGCTGTCAAACTGGAAGATCTGCCCGTAGTAGTCAAGTTCATCCTTcactctgtttctgctgctgatgcgtTCGAGGTCAAGTCTCTCCAGCACTGCAATAACCACACAGTATGGATTTATTTGTGTGTCCATGCTTGAACCTGTACCTTTCCTATGTAGGTGGTGTCTAATCTGAGGAGgatgctggagctggaggagtgtgtgctcccTCCTGAGCTGCTGGCCTCCCAGGTCTTGATTAAGAACAGAGGATCAACAATGTAAGAGCCTGGATTCACTCACACTATTGtggatttactgtatttttttttttttatcatggaCGTCTTGTGGTATAATCAATTAGTTGGGTATTTATGCGCTGTAGCTGACGAATGACCCAGATAAGTCTGTTGGCCAAACAGGTCAGATCCTGCACCAACAGCTGGGAGCAACCAGGACAACATCACCTTGATCTTAGACGTCATCAAGTCCTCAGTGCGATTCCATAAATTGATCTCTGAGGCTTGGCTGAAGGTGAGAAATTATGCTTTCTTCTCCTTTACTTCTGCTTATtaaattccattttaattttttttttcttaggcGATTGAGTCTGTGGATGAAGTAGGAAACCATAAGGTGAGCTTCATCTGTACAGCAGGCTGTGTACAGCTCATTGGAATAAGTGAGTCGAACATGCTCTGCGGTTCCAGGTGATAGATCTGCTGGTACTTTTCATCCTCCATTCCACAAATGCAAACCAAAGCCGGCGCGGGGCGGAGAGGGTGCTGAAGGCGAAAGTGAGGACTGGCATGATCCAGGAGGCTCTGCTCCAGAGGACGTTCAGAGATTATGCTCAGGTTTCCACACCGCTTCCATACCTACAGAGAACTACCGTTTTTAAAGCACACAGTGGATCATTTCTTTAATCAAAGATAATGTTTTTAACACGGTTGACGCTTCAGGTCCTGCGAGCGTATTTCCCCTCCATCCTGGCTCTGGCTCAGAACGTGCTACGCTCCCCTGACCCCTGCGTGGTGCCTTTCGGCGGGAACATGTACCTGCACTCATTCGGGGCCTTTGATTCCTACTGCCAACAGGCACGCTTTTCAATCCTTTGTCACCAGCCTGCAATCAAATTGACATGCTTTCTGACATAGAGTGCTGCTGCATCgtgtctgacaggaagtggtagGTTCTCTGGTGACCCATGTGTGCTGTGGGGTGGCTGGGGAGGTGGACAcatctctggagctcctctgcagTCTGGTGAAAGAAAAGCCCTCAGAAATGGCTCACTATGCTGTTTTTGTCAAGGTACCGTTACATCTGATAATATATGTATTCTCTGGCAGTGCCTACAGTTTGGTTAACCGACATTTGATGCAGGGAAGTTTGGACTACATGGACAATCTGACACTTCAGCAGATCCGCAAactcttccacctcctcagcaGACTGGCCTtcggtcagcagcagcagggctctCACATCCAGGTTCAGCTTCACACAGACAAGTCCCCCTTGTTCTTGTTCACCACCTCACCAACGCCACTCCTTCCCCCAGGATGACATGCACATCGTGATCCGCAAGCAGCTCTCCAGCACGTTGCCCAAGTACAAACGCATCGGCATCATCGGGGCGGTCATGATCGTGGGCAGCATGGGAGCTCTCAGGTAAAGGTTGTGTCTCGGAGGCAGCTGCAgtactttcttcttcttttgttcaCTCCCTTCTCTCTGGTCCAGGTCTAAAGAGGGGCCAGAGAAGGGATCGCTCCCCCCTGAGATGCTCAGACAGGTACAGCTTCAAGAGTCTTTTGTCAGCATTCTAAATATCAGCCCAGACTGTATGACTGATTGTGTTGCAACAGTGCGGCCGTGCCTGCAGAATTCAGGAGTGTTTCATAAATGTTTTTGTGGTCCTTGTTGCAGGTGTCAGCCTTGCTGGAGCTGGTCAAGTCGAGCAGTGAAAGCTcacctgaag is drawn from Takifugu rubripes chromosome 19, fTakRub1.2, whole genome shotgun sequence and contains these coding sequences:
- the usp4 gene encoding ubiquitin carboxyl-terminal hydrolase 4 isoform X1; this translates as MMAEGGGPESAGAADSDSEPVAGQMPTPSTESQKQTIGSLLKTALRKGDEWYLIDSRWFKQWKKYVGFDSWDMYNVGERNLYPGPIDNSGLFSDQDTQALKEHLIDELDYVLVPTEAWNKLISWYSCLDGQRPIVRKVIEHGMFVKHCKVEVYLLELNLCENNNMDIAVTRYFSKADTIDTIEKEMRTLFKIPAEKETRLWNKYMSNTYEQLNKPDSTVQDAGLFHGQVLVIEQKNEDGTWPRQASHSKSSAASSRNFTTSPKLSSNSASISSTVTNGDNCCSPGYTLNNSSSSGSSRLGEYSSYSSSYSYRESQSHPGLCGLSNLGNTCFMNSALQCLSNASPLTEYFLNDQYEAEINRENPLGMRGEIAEAYADLVKQMWLSRSSYVAPRSFKTQVGRFAPQFSGYQQQDSQELLAFLLDGLHEDLNRVKKKPYLALRDAEGRPDEIVAKEAWTNHRLRNDSIIVDIFHGLFKSTLVCPECSKVSVTFDPFCYLTLPLPMKKDRTLEVFLVRSDPQSRPTQYRVVVPKLGTVTDLCCALTKLCGVAPENMMVADVYNHRFHKIYRRDDGLNQIMEKDDIFVYEVQEEDGERMNLPVYFRERHSKHIGSSTSTVLFGQPLLITVPKHNLIADVLYDKILERIGRYVKHTQSPNSDSRASASASFASSSQAAECSTSLGASGSSLSDGASCCAGSSNGSNHTGACSETNGLYDGEEEAMDHQVSPEPENGHSEEEEASELENGSKADAIKPCSPPAKLFTFSVVNSYGTANISSLPCDGNVLQLNPHSTVAIDWDTESKKLHYDEQEAEAYEKHESMLQPQKKKATVALKECIELFTTMETLGEHDPWYCPTCKKHQQATKKFDLWSLPRILVVHLKRFSYNRCWRDKLDTVVDFPIRDLNMSEFVCDPKASPYIYDLIAVSNHYGGMGGGHYTAYGKNKADGKWYYFDDSSVSSASEDQIVTKAAYVLFYQRRDEESPSKPQPSASLGGAPDAADDHMDTN
- the usp4 gene encoding ubiquitin carboxyl-terminal hydrolase 4 isoform X2 produces the protein MMAEGGGPESAGAADSDSEPVAGQMPTPSTESQKQTIGSLLKTALRKGDEWYLIDSRWFKQWKKYVGFDSWDMYNVGERNLYPGPIDNSGLFSDQDTQALKEHLIDELDYVLVPTEAWNKLISWYSCLDGQRPIVRKVIEHGMFVKHCKVEVYLLELNLCENNNMDIAVTRYFSKADTIDTIEKEMRTLFKIPAEKETRLWNKYMSNTYEQLNKPDSTVQDAGLFHGQVLVIEQKNEDGTWPRQASHSKSSAASSRNFTTSPKLSSNSASISSTVTNGDNCCSPGYTLNNSSSSGSRLGEYSSYSSSYSYRESQSHPGLCGLSNLGNTCFMNSALQCLSNASPLTEYFLNDQYEAEINRENPLGMRGEIAEAYADLVKQMWLSRSSYVAPRSFKTQVGRFAPQFSGYQQQDSQELLAFLLDGLHEDLNRVKKKPYLALRDAEGRPDEIVAKEAWTNHRLRNDSIIVDIFHGLFKSTLVCPECSKVSVTFDPFCYLTLPLPMKKDRTLEVFLVRSDPQSRPTQYRVVVPKLGTVTDLCCALTKLCGVAPENMMVADVYNHRFHKIYRRDDGLNQIMEKDDIFVYEVQEEDGERMNLPVYFRERHSKHIGSSTSTVLFGQPLLITVPKHNLIADVLYDKILERIGRYVKHTQSPNSDSRASASASFASSSQAAECSTSLGASGSSLSDGASCCAGSSNGSNHTGACSETNGLYDGEEEAMDHQVSPEPENGHSEEEEASELENGSKADAIKPCSPPAKLFTFSVVNSYGTANISSLPCDGNVLQLNPHSTVAIDWDTESKKLHYDEQEAEAYEKHESMLQPQKKKATVALKECIELFTTMETLGEHDPWYCPTCKKHQQATKKFDLWSLPRILVVHLKRFSYNRCWRDKLDTVVDFPIRDLNMSEFVCDPKASPYIYDLIAVSNHYGGMGGGHYTAYGKNKADGKWYYFDDSSVSSASEDQIVTKAAYVLFYQRRDEESPSKPQPSASLGGAPDAADDHMDTN
- the LOC101079245 gene encoding glutathione peroxidase 1-like, which codes for METQFYDLTAKLLTGEAFNFSSLQGKVVLIENVASLUGTTSRDYTQMNELHERYAGQGLVILGVPCNQFGHQENCKNEEILSSLKYVRPGNGFEPKFQLFEKVDVNGKDAHPLFQFLREKLPFPSDDPTALMSDPKLINWSPVCRNDVAWNFEKFLIGPDGVPFKRYSRKFLTSSIEGDIKKLLSQAH